The Gemmatimonadota bacterium genome contains the following window.
ATTTCGAGGAGTTGTGGTTCTTCGCGGCATTTATCCATTGCATGGGGGCACCGCGGGGCAAAGGCGCAGCCCTGTGGGATTTCAAAAGGATCGGGGATTGTGCCTTCGATGGGTACCAGGCGGCGTTTTTGGCCTACTTGTGGAATGGAGTTCAGCAGGCCCCTGGTGTAGGGATGGCGCGGATCTTTGAAGACGGTGCGCGTGTCGGAATATTCGACGATTTTGCCCAGGTACATCACCGCGACGTAGTCGGCCATGCTGGCGACGACGCCGAGGTCGTGGGTGATGAGCATGATCGCCATGCCGATGTCGGATTGGAGATGGCGCATCAGGTCCAGGATCTGGGCCTGCACCGTGACATCGAGGGCTGTCGTGGGTTCGTCGGCGATGAGCAAGCTGGGGTTGCACGAGAGGGCCATTGCGATCATGGCGCGCTGGCGCATGCCGCCCGAGAGTTCATGGGGATACGCATCGACCTGACGGTCGGGACGGGGTAGGCGCACTTTGTTGAGGGCATCGATG
Protein-coding sequences here:
- a CDS encoding ABC transporter ATP-binding protein, with the translated sequence IDALNKVRLPRPDRQVDAYPHELSGGMRQRAMIAMALSCNPSLLIADEPTTALDVTVQAQILDLMRHLQSDIGMAIMLITHDLGVVASMADYVAVMYLGKIVEYSDTRTVFKDPRHPYTRGLLNSIPQVGQKRRLVPIEGTIPDPFEIPQGCAFAPRCPHAMDKCREEPQLLEIESGHRVSCWLEN